Proteins encoded within one genomic window of Armatimonadota bacterium:
- a CDS encoding sigma-54-dependent Fis family transcriptional regulator: MSEKKRILIVDDEQNIRRILQASLDKAGFFALVAESGEQALQMLQAESVECVLTDVAMPGMDGYELQVRISKLWPDIAVVIMTAYGTIPQAVQAIRDGAFEYITKPFDLDVVKRIIKAAVKSQPASSARRPSGSAEVSGRFIAESKEMLGVLELVKQVADSRATVLITGESGTGKEVVARLIHDLSPRLTEPYVAVSCAALPESLLESELFGYMKGAFTGADHDKPGRFELANKGTLFLDEIGEVPLPTQVKLLRVLQERVLERLGSIRPTEIDVRLVSASNVDLRSAVEEGLFRLDLLYRLQVIEVELPPLRDRLDDIYPLAMHFLAKYSAENGRALADVCDKARKAMLEHDWPGNVRELENVIERAVVLANREDTEMLVEHLPKALQSAA, translated from the coding sequence TTGAGCGAAAAGAAACGAATTCTCATTGTTGACGACGAGCAGAACATACGTCGAATCCTGCAAGCTTCGCTCGACAAGGCTGGCTTCTTCGCACTTGTTGCGGAGAGCGGGGAGCAGGCGCTGCAGATGCTGCAGGCCGAATCGGTCGAGTGCGTGCTGACCGATGTGGCGATGCCAGGCATGGACGGCTACGAGCTGCAGGTGCGGATTAGCAAGCTGTGGCCAGATATCGCCGTCGTGATCATGACCGCCTACGGCACGATTCCGCAGGCGGTCCAAGCGATTCGCGACGGCGCGTTCGAGTACATCACCAAGCCGTTCGATCTTGACGTCGTGAAGAGAATCATCAAGGCGGCCGTCAAGTCGCAGCCAGCGTCGAGCGCCCGCCGGCCATCGGGATCGGCCGAAGTATCGGGGCGCTTCATCGCTGAATCAAAGGAGATGCTGGGCGTTCTTGAGCTTGTGAAGCAGGTTGCGGATTCACGGGCTACTGTGCTCATCACTGGCGAAAGCGGTACCGGAAAGGAAGTGGTAGCCAGGTTGATCCACGACCTGTCTCCTCGATTGACCGAGCCGTACGTCGCAGTGAGCTGCGCTGCGCTTCCCGAGTCGCTGCTTGAGAGCGAACTGTTCGGATACATGAAGGGTGCCTTTACCGGCGCAGATCATGACAAGCCGGGCCGGTTTGAGCTGGCGAACAAGGGCACGTTGTTCCTCGACGAGATCGGCGAGGTGCCCCTCCCCACACAGGTCAAGCTCTTGCGCGTCTTGCAGGAGCGCGTTCTGGAGAGGCTCGGATCCATAAGGCCGACTGAGATCGACGTCCGACTTGTATCAGCGTCCAACGTAGACTTGCGATCAGCAGTCGAAGAGGGCTTGTTCAGGCTGGACCTGCTGTACCGTCTGCAAGTCATCGAAGTGGAGCTGCCTCCCCTGCGAGATCGGCTTGACGATATCTATCCGCTTGCGATGCACTTCCTCGCCAAATACTCGGCCGAGAACGGCAGGGCGCTGGCCGATGTCTGCGATAAGGCGAGAAAGGCAATGCTAGAGCACGACTGGCCTGGCAACGTGCGCGAACTGGAGAACGTCATAGAGCGCGCGGTCGTACTTGCCAATCGCGAGGACACCGAGATGCTCGTCGAGCATTTGCCGAAGGCGCTGCAGTCCGCCGCCTGA
- a CDS encoding sigma-70 family RNA polymerase sigma factor translates to MQAVTLTPDNQRRFNSQMNRTYKKVFNLAYRLAGNRSDAEDLTQEAYYRAFRGFDLYEGDKPFENWIFRIVTRLFLDLNRARRRRVKTVSYDNPLRPDGATDFVRFETADDSPNPEQVFVNRFVSEDLERSLSQLSDDQQTLVLLADVDGVSYKDIAEMLKAPVGTIRSRLHRAHKQLRAYLEKLHTERTDLCTSG, encoded by the coding sequence ATGCAAGCCGTAACACTGACGCCCGACAATCAGAGGCGATTTAACTCGCAGATGAATCGGACGTACAAGAAGGTCTTCAATCTGGCCTACCGTCTTGCTGGCAACCGGTCTGACGCAGAGGACCTCACGCAAGAGGCGTACTACCGAGCATTCCGTGGATTCGATCTGTACGAAGGCGACAAGCCTTTCGAGAACTGGATTTTCAGGATCGTCACCCGTCTTTTCCTCGATCTCAACCGCGCCCGGAGGCGGCGCGTCAAGACCGTGAGCTACGACAACCCGCTTCGGCCGGACGGCGCAACAGACTTCGTACGGTTCGAGACAGCCGATGATTCTCCCAACCCGGAGCAGGTGTTCGTCAATCGCTTCGTATCCGAGGACTTGGAGCGCTCGCTGTCGCAGCTCTCCGACGACCAGCAGACGCTCGTTTTGTTGGCGGACGTCGATGGCGTCTCGTACAAGGACATCGCGGAAATGCTGAAGGCGCCTGTCGGGACGATTCGCTCTCGGTTGCACCGAGCACACAAGCAGCTCCGAGCGTATCTCGAAAAGCTGCATACCGAGCGAACCGACCTTTGCACCAGCGGCTAG
- a CDS encoding Gfo/Idh/MocA family oxidoreductase, whose translation MSKTISGAVIGYGPSFDMGKHHATWMEGAGIQFVAVCDVDEGRCTAAKTDFPTIDTYLDYSDLLARSDIDLIVVVLPHNLHAEVTVASLQAGKNVIVEKPMCLSVAEADEMIGAATTAGKMLSVFHNRRHDGDYLAIKKAIDDGLIGDVFHIECSFGNFERPGDGWRSDKSLSGGNLFDWGAHFLDWILNFVPGPVDSVTGFFKSDVWKEATNEDHTQAILRFANGCVADLQVSSLSSVPKPKWRILGTKGGITADWGKTITVKADHEGHIASFDIPCAADDWAAYYENIVAYLRGDEPLNVTAEQSRRTIAIIEAAEKSSRTGQAEKPAHER comes from the coding sequence ATGAGCAAGACGATCAGCGGAGCGGTGATAGGGTACGGCCCCTCGTTCGATATGGGCAAACATCACGCCACGTGGATGGAGGGCGCGGGAATCCAGTTCGTCGCGGTGTGCGACGTTGACGAGGGCCGCTGTACTGCCGCCAAAACGGACTTCCCCACCATCGATACTTATCTCGATTACTCCGATCTGCTTGCACGCAGCGACATCGATCTGATCGTAGTAGTTCTGCCGCACAATCTCCACGCGGAGGTGACCGTAGCGTCGCTTCAAGCTGGCAAGAACGTCATCGTCGAAAAGCCGATGTGCCTCAGCGTAGCCGAAGCCGACGAGATGATCGGTGCGGCCACTACCGCCGGCAAGATGCTCTCGGTCTTTCACAACAGGCGGCACGACGGCGACTACCTGGCGATCAAGAAGGCGATCGACGACGGGCTCATCGGCGACGTGTTCCACATCGAGTGCAGCTTCGGTAACTTCGAACGCCCTGGCGATGGGTGGCGCAGCGACAAGTCGCTCAGCGGGGGAAACCTGTTCGACTGGGGCGCCCACTTCTTAGATTGGATACTGAACTTCGTGCCCGGCCCGGTGGATTCGGTGACCGGTTTCTTCAAGTCGGACGTGTGGAAGGAAGCGACCAACGAGGACCATACACAGGCGATTCTGCGGTTCGCGAACGGGTGCGTCGCCGACCTGCAGGTGAGCTCTTTGAGCAGCGTCCCAAAGCCAAAGTGGCGCATTCTCGGCACCAAGGGCGGCATCACCGCAGACTGGGGCAAGACGATAACCGTCAAGGCTGATCACGAGGGACATATCGCCAGCTTTGACATCCCCTGTGCCGCAGACGATTGGGCCGCCTACTACGAAAACATAGTCGCTTATCTGAGAGGCGACGAGCCGCTCAACGTCACTGCAGAGCAGAGCCGCAGGACGATCGCCATAATCGAGGCCGCCGAAAAGTCAAGTCGAACGGGGCAGGCTGAGAAGCCGGCGCACGAGCGCTAG
- the add gene encoding adenosine deaminase, giving the protein MLWDEFIEQMPKVELHVHLEGSIRPETLLKLARRNGIELPADDLDGLKKWYAFRDFPHFAEIYWTIGRCLRTADDIELIAREFLVGQKAQNVLHSEVTYTALTQFKQCNIAFDDQLAALNRARRWGVSELGASMAVVMDIPRDRATVEEGEMVGAWAAEGFGQGIDAIGLGGYEVGYPPEMFKSGFDLARKAGVPSVPHAGETEGPSSIWGAINELGAIRLGHGIRCLEDRELVDTLREKGITLEVCPSSNVCLNVVPSWEEHPLPQLLSEGLRVTINSDDPPMFSTTLTDEWKQAQKTFDLDRATVETLTLNAVDACFLPPDKKAALRETVVAQLSVLAIA; this is encoded by the coding sequence ATGCTCTGGGATGAGTTCATCGAACAGATGCCGAAGGTTGAGCTCCACGTTCATCTGGAGGGTTCGATCCGCCCAGAAACGCTTCTCAAGCTGGCACGGCGAAACGGTATCGAGCTTCCCGCAGACGATCTCGACGGGTTGAAGAAGTGGTACGCGTTCCGCGATTTCCCGCATTTCGCTGAGATCTACTGGACTATCGGTCGATGCCTGAGAACAGCCGACGACATCGAACTCATCGCGCGGGAGTTCTTGGTCGGACAGAAGGCGCAGAACGTGTTGCACAGCGAGGTCACTTACACAGCGCTGACGCAGTTCAAGCAGTGCAACATCGCGTTTGACGATCAGCTGGCCGCTTTGAACCGTGCCCGCCGGTGGGGCGTGAGCGAGCTGGGGGCGTCGATGGCTGTCGTCATGGACATCCCGCGCGACAGGGCGACGGTAGAGGAGGGCGAGATGGTCGGCGCATGGGCCGCAGAGGGATTCGGGCAGGGGATCGACGCGATAGGGCTGGGTGGCTACGAAGTCGGGTATCCGCCCGAGATGTTCAAGTCCGGGTTTGATTTAGCGCGCAAAGCTGGTGTTCCAAGCGTTCCTCACGCTGGAGAGACCGAGGGGCCGTCGAGCATTTGGGGGGCGATCAACGAGTTGGGGGCGATTCGTCTGGGCCACGGCATCCGGTGTCTCGAAGACCGAGAATTGGTCGATACCCTGCGCGAAAAAGGGATCACGCTCGAGGTCTGCCCGTCGAGCAATGTCTGTCTGAACGTTGTTCCTTCCTGGGAGGAGCACCCCCTGCCGCAGCTATTGAGCGAGGGGCTGCGTGTGACGATCAACTCAGACGACCCGCCGATGTTCAGCACAACGCTGACGGATGAGTGGAAGCAAGCGCAAAAAACGTTCGACCTCGACCGTGCGACGGTGGAGACCCTCACGCTGAACGCCGTCGACGCTTGTTTCCTGCCGCCAGATAAGAAGGCGGCTCTGCGAGAGACCGTTGTAGCGCAGCTGAGCGTGCTAGCGATCGCTTGA
- a CDS encoding prolyl oligopeptidase family serine peptidase produces the protein MLITLAIFAGVVLSPAQSSGAITEALVIGSVGTGGRVPISTNVIVSEIVRGTWTPPNAGDKVEVPAWRGSSRPAGTREWKAIQAAEDGWFSDGALRGGFAYVFYRSANDEVVMLNVAGHSWVLINGQPRGGDPYGLGIVRIPFKANRGTNHLLFRVGRGRLRVSIEKPDGPVFLTTRDATLPDVIIGEPVELLGGVIVTNATEETQTNLSVSVQWGYAAPLISDIEDLPPLTSRKVRFMIPAINIAEPDQYILRLNLIQRHAREKVDSSIEFNLAVKRRSDLHKRTFVSAIDGSVQYYAVRPATSDTASALVLTAHGAGVEATGQAAAYSSKSWANIVAATNRRPFGFDWEDWGRLDALEVREEAMRVFGTDPSEVYLTGHSMGGHGAWYLGATDPDKWAAIGPAAGWISFWTYGGAVTYPDPDPIEEILVRVSNPSDLTKIIRNYKHMGVFVLHGAEDRTVPIEQPRKMREYLAEFHRDVDFYEHPGGGHWYDSSDEPGTDCVDYGPMFDFFARRRIPAAADHRGLEFFTTHPGLNATSRWATIVAQQVPYEPSSVNMRNDMGRRRFVGSTINVERLELDLAHMAPADNVLVNLDGEEQSFSWPDDDKLRLQRNGVSWTAVSGWPAGDKNPARAGPFKDAFRHGFVLVYGTQGTPEENAWSLAKARYDADTWWYRGNGRAEIVADRDFDASGDRDRSVIIYGSADVNSAWHQLLADSPVQVGRGLVQVGGRAMAGDDLSIMMVRPRPDSDVASVGVVAGTGIVGMRSVNFIPYFVSGVHYPDLMVFDSSLHLEGSKGVRLAGFFGLDWSVANGDFAWRE, from the coding sequence ATGTTGATAACTTTGGCAATTTTCGCAGGAGTCGTGCTTTCTCCGGCCCAATCCAGCGGCGCAATAACTGAGGCCCTGGTTATCGGCTCGGTGGGCACCGGTGGTCGAGTGCCGATCAGCACGAACGTCATCGTATCGGAAATAGTGCGAGGAACCTGGACCCCGCCAAACGCAGGCGACAAGGTCGAAGTCCCTGCGTGGAGAGGCAGTTCACGGCCCGCCGGTACACGAGAGTGGAAAGCGATCCAGGCCGCCGAAGACGGCTGGTTTTCCGACGGTGCGCTACGCGGTGGATTCGCCTACGTTTTCTATCGGTCTGCAAATGACGAAGTCGTCATGCTCAACGTCGCAGGACACTCTTGGGTTTTGATCAACGGCCAGCCGCGCGGCGGAGACCCGTACGGGCTTGGAATCGTGCGCATACCGTTCAAGGCGAACCGTGGCACGAACCATCTGCTGTTCCGCGTCGGGCGCGGACGACTGCGAGTCTCAATTGAAAAGCCAGACGGACCGGTATTCTTGACGACTCGCGACGCGACGCTTCCCGACGTGATCATCGGCGAACCGGTCGAGCTTCTTGGTGGAGTCATCGTGACGAACGCCACGGAAGAAACGCAGACGAACCTGTCTGTCTCTGTGCAGTGGGGCTATGCTGCGCCGCTAATCTCCGACATTGAGGATTTGCCGCCCTTGACCTCAAGGAAGGTGCGATTCATGATCCCAGCGATCAACATCGCAGAGCCTGACCAATATATTCTCCGACTAAACTTGATTCAGCGGCACGCCCGGGAAAAAGTCGATAGCTCGATAGAGTTCAACCTCGCGGTCAAGCGCCGGTCAGACTTGCACAAAAGAACGTTCGTCAGCGCAATCGACGGCAGCGTGCAGTATTACGCGGTCCGGCCAGCAACCAGCGATACGGCGTCCGCGCTCGTGTTGACGGCGCACGGCGCGGGCGTCGAGGCGACTGGCCAAGCCGCCGCCTACTCGTCCAAATCTTGGGCGAACATCGTAGCTGCGACCAACCGGCGCCCGTTCGGGTTCGACTGGGAGGACTGGGGACGCCTTGACGCGCTAGAGGTCCGTGAGGAAGCAATGCGCGTTTTCGGCACCGACCCTAGCGAGGTGTACTTGACCGGCCACTCGATGGGCGGACACGGAGCGTGGTACCTCGGGGCGACCGATCCCGACAAGTGGGCCGCGATCGGCCCCGCCGCAGGCTGGATCAGCTTCTGGACATACGGGGGTGCGGTTACATACCCGGATCCAGATCCGATCGAGGAAATTCTGGTCAGGGTTTCGAACCCTAGCGACTTAACGAAGATCATCCGCAACTACAAGCACATGGGCGTGTTCGTCCTTCACGGCGCTGAAGACAGGACGGTTCCGATCGAACAGCCTCGCAAGATGCGCGAATACCTTGCTGAGTTTCATCGAGACGTCGACTTCTACGAACATCCAGGCGGCGGTCACTGGTACGACTCAAGCGATGAGCCCGGCACGGACTGCGTCGACTACGGCCCGATGTTCGACTTCTTCGCCAGACGCAGAATCCCTGCAGCCGCAGATCACAGGGGGCTGGAGTTCTTCACGACTCACCCAGGACTGAACGCGACCAGCCGGTGGGCGACCATCGTCGCACAGCAAGTGCCGTACGAGCCGAGTTCGGTCAACATGCGAAACGACATGGGCAGGCGACGATTCGTCGGCAGCACGATCAACGTCGAGCGGCTGGAGCTCGATTTGGCGCACATGGCTCCGGCCGATAACGTGCTGGTCAACTTGGACGGTGAAGAGCAGTCCTTCTCGTGGCCCGACGATGACAAGCTCCGTCTCCAGCGCAACGGCGTATCGTGGACGGCGGTTTCCGGGTGGCCTGCCGGTGACAAGAACCCGGCCCGCGCAGGCCCGTTCAAGGACGCGTTTCGGCACGGCTTCGTTCTGGTATACGGCACGCAGGGCACGCCCGAAGAGAACGCTTGGTCGCTTGCCAAGGCCCGGTACGACGCGGACACGTGGTGGTACCGCGGAAACGGTCGTGCCGAGATCGTCGCGGACAGGGACTTCGATGCGAGCGGCGACCGAGACCGAAGCGTGATCATCTACGGGAGCGCGGACGTCAACTCCGCCTGGCACCAATTGCTGGCCGATTCACCCGTACAGGTAGGGCGCGGCTTGGTGCAGGTCGGCGGACGGGCGATGGCTGGCGACGATCTTTCTATCATGATGGTCCGACCGCGTCCTGACAGCGATGTCGCCAGCGTCGGAGTCGTTGCCGGGACGGGAATTGTCGGCATGCGGTCGGTCAACTTCATCCCGTACTTCGTGTCGGGGGTTCATTACCCGGACCTGATGGTGTTCGACAGCTCGCTTCACCTCGAAGGCTCGAAAGGCGTTCGGCTTGCCGGGTTCTTCGGGCTGGACTGGTCCGTGGCGAACGGCGACTTCGCGTGGCGCGAGTGA
- a CDS encoding GAF domain-containing protein: MKKDSRLLDAVHLATRKLATLEDTEIVLRDVLEICISAVGAEGGTIYLHDPATQTLTFRHVLPQEVADKLERMDIPDDYGVAGRVFRTGLARRSVFQDGPDEAQQEIQDRSGVVVRTMITVPLQIAGMPPIGVVQLVNKLDGEFNASDEMVLDTVSDVSTLAVMHSRLLEHGAQIASLQGMGRAAHDLANKAGVVMTYLPDFERNLAGLRVQLGDSADDGAVGMYLEALEDNFKDVLVPYSERVYRYAKLISDLASGKALAPIKKDQSFAKAVRVAVEYLESQARRNHVALEFDLQEGAPTFEFDDMFVMRIAENLVGNAVKAVVETIPDDWLAQNGGDIDATFGAVVIRYRYLEDHHILEVEDEGPGMSTATIRQILTGKARSAWIRNTGSGLGTKAVLELAATHDARVSIDSKLGEGTTFRVDFPQAMSETGAA; this comes from the coding sequence ATGAAGAAAGATTCCAGGCTTTTGGACGCGGTGCACTTGGCAACGCGGAAGCTAGCGACGTTGGAGGACACCGAAATCGTCCTCCGCGATGTCTTGGAAATTTGCATCTCGGCCGTTGGAGCCGAGGGCGGGACGATCTACCTGCACGACCCGGCAACCCAGACCTTGACTTTCAGGCACGTGCTGCCGCAGGAAGTCGCCGATAAGCTGGAGCGAATGGACATTCCTGACGATTACGGCGTCGCGGGCAGGGTGTTTCGCACGGGCCTAGCTCGGCGCAGCGTATTCCAAGACGGCCCAGACGAGGCGCAACAGGAAATTCAGGACAGAAGCGGGGTTGTCGTCCGGACTATGATCACGGTTCCGCTTCAGATAGCCGGTATGCCGCCGATCGGCGTCGTGCAGCTCGTCAACAAACTGGACGGCGAGTTCAACGCCTCTGACGAGATGGTTCTGGACACCGTCTCCGACGTTTCAACGCTTGCGGTGATGCACAGCCGCCTTCTTGAGCATGGCGCGCAGATCGCGTCGCTTCAGGGGATGGGGCGCGCCGCGCACGATCTCGCTAACAAGGCAGGCGTCGTCATGACGTACCTTCCAGACTTCGAGCGAAATCTGGCCGGGCTGAGAGTTCAGCTTGGCGACTCGGCAGACGACGGAGCGGTCGGCATGTATCTGGAGGCGCTGGAAGACAACTTCAAAGACGTCTTGGTTCCGTACTCAGAGCGCGTTTACAGGTATGCAAAGCTCATCAGCGATTTGGCATCCGGGAAGGCTCTAGCGCCGATCAAGAAGGATCAGTCGTTCGCAAAGGCGGTCCGGGTCGCTGTGGAGTACCTTGAATCGCAGGCGAGGAGGAACCACGTGGCGCTCGAGTTCGATCTGCAGGAGGGCGCACCGACTTTCGAGTTCGACGACATGTTTGTGATGCGAATAGCGGAGAACTTGGTCGGCAACGCGGTGAAAGCGGTCGTCGAGACGATTCCAGACGATTGGCTGGCACAGAACGGCGGCGACATCGACGCGACGTTTGGGGCCGTCGTCATCCGGTATCGATACCTGGAAGATCACCACATTCTCGAGGTCGAGGATGAAGGGCCCGGAATGTCGACCGCGACGATTCGCCAGATTCTCACTGGCAAGGCTCGGTCTGCTTGGATTCGAAACACAGGATCCGGCCTCGGCACGAAGGCGGTGCTGGAGTTGGCCGCGACTCACGATGCCAGGGTCTCGATCGACAGCAAGCTCGGCGAGGGCACGACATTCCGAGTCGATTTCCCTCAGGCGATGTCTGAGACCGGGGCTGCCTAG
- a CDS encoding Stp1/IreP family PP2C-type Ser/Thr phosphatase has protein sequence MEEITAEFATEDLVPRVDLRVKPCLTVAARTDLGRVRENNEDKHDFFIPSTDDEIAARGMIFIVCDGMGGHEAGQIASEMACKTFIEVYRNHPSEDPSEAALSAVHAANRYVLDVARAVPSRKGMGCTLSALMIVQDRAIIAQVGDSRVYRLRDGELSQITTDHTWVEETVASEMMSREEAEKSPYRHVLTRAIGTEQDVKADVFDEIVEPGDVYLLCSDGLTNHVCNETIAEQLLKGPSEAVWDLVDLALADGGSDNTTAVVVRVDALEEAN, from the coding sequence GTGGAAGAGATCACTGCCGAATTTGCGACAGAAGACTTGGTACCCCGGGTAGATCTGCGCGTGAAGCCCTGCTTGACCGTGGCCGCCAGGACCGACCTTGGCCGAGTGCGCGAGAACAACGAGGACAAGCACGACTTCTTCATTCCGTCGACCGACGACGAAATTGCGGCGCGGGGCATGATCTTTATCGTCTGCGACGGAATGGGCGGCCACGAAGCCGGGCAGATAGCCAGCGAGATGGCGTGCAAGACGTTCATCGAAGTCTATCGCAACCACCCGAGCGAAGACCCGAGCGAGGCGGCGCTCTCCGCCGTACACGCCGCGAACCGCTACGTGCTGGACGTGGCGCGCGCCGTGCCCAGCCGGAAGGGCATGGGCTGCACGCTCAGCGCTCTGATGATCGTGCAAGATCGCGCGATCATCGCGCAGGTCGGCGACTCTCGCGTTTATCGCTTGCGCGATGGCGAACTATCTCAAATTACGACCGATCACACGTGGGTGGAAGAGACGGTGGCCAGCGAGATGATGAGCCGTGAGGAAGCGGAAAAGAGCCCTTACCGACACGTGCTCACACGAGCCATAGGCACTGAGCAAGACGTAAAAGCCGATGTGTTCGATGAGATCGTCGAACCAGGGGACGTCTACCTGCTCTGTTCAGACGGCCTGACGAACCACGTCTGCAACGAGACCATCGCCGAACAGTTGCTCAAGGGGCCGTCGGAAGCGGTGTGGGACTTGGTCGATCTAGCACTGGCGGACGGAGGCAGCGACAACACGACCGCCGTCGTCGTCCGAGTCGACGCGTTGGAAGAGGCGAACTAG
- a CDS encoding FHA domain-containing protein, with product MADDNRTRAMGAAPSVDPNKTVMGTTPSINATITIKPVQCPVCKESNPPGVMYCNACGLIFEMALDGDAFGAPAVQLPVLVDESGREHQLRPGANSIGRQGDILIEDTRVSRMHAVLTMDGDEAWVEDSGSTNGTKVGGEPLAKGEKVKITSGDVVSLGGYEMTFRLPGEASKTQMAMSGKTTSLQSAPTVQTALAWLVIDDSEEIPLEAGVHTFGRRTDNDIVISDPYVSGRHGTITVDETGVYLTDTGSSNGTIVNDAKLVENQKTQLQADDVVKLGDKTLTIKFRD from the coding sequence ATGGCCGACGACAACCGAACGCGAGCGATGGGGGCGGCCCCCTCTGTCGATCCCAACAAGACGGTCATGGGCACAACGCCCAGCATCAACGCTACGATCACGATCAAACCGGTCCAATGCCCGGTGTGCAAGGAGTCCAATCCGCCGGGCGTCATGTACTGCAACGCTTGCGGGCTGATCTTCGAGATGGCTCTCGACGGTGACGCCTTCGGAGCGCCAGCAGTGCAGTTGCCAGTGTTGGTCGACGAGAGCGGTCGCGAGCATCAGCTCCGACCGGGCGCGAACAGCATCGGCCGACAGGGCGATATCCTGATCGAGGACACGCGCGTATCCCGCATGCACGCTGTCTTGACGATGGACGGCGACGAAGCTTGGGTTGAGGATTCTGGGAGTACGAACGGCACAAAGGTCGGCGGCGAGCCGCTCGCAAAGGGAGAAAAGGTCAAGATCACAAGCGGAGACGTCGTCTCGCTGGGCGGATATGAGATGACCTTCCGCCTGCCCGGTGAAGCCTCCAAGACGCAGATGGCGATGAGCGGAAAGACGACTTCCTTACAATCTGCACCGACAGTGCAAACGGCGCTGGCTTGGCTGGTCATCGACGACTCGGAGGAGATCCCGCTGGAGGCGGGGGTGCACACCTTCGGGCGGCGCACGGACAACGACATCGTCATCAGCGACCCGTACGTCAGCGGGCGCCACGGCACGATAACGGTCGATGAAACGGGCGTCTACCTGACCGACACCGGCAGCTCCAACGGCACCATCGTCAACGACGCCAAGCTCGTCGAAAACCAGAAGACGCAACTGCAGGCCGACGACGTCGTGAAGCTCGGCGACAAGACGTTGACGATAAAGTTTAGGGATTAG
- a CDS encoding transposase translates to MRTWPHAPSKCVTSPGTYIVTAGTYHKEPLFKDPEKLEILYNLLLETADEQGWDLLAWAVFANHYHIIGNSPQITNPVGKLCGKVHMKTAKAINLLDEAPGRMVWYRSWDRLITYEKSVMARIAYVHHNPVKHGLVARAEDYPWCSAAWFLREGDRPFVESVLSFKTDRVSVDDDF, encoded by the coding sequence ATGCGCACATGGCCGCACGCACCTTCGAAGTGCGTCACGTCGCCAGGGACGTATATCGTCACCGCTGGCACCTACCATAAGGAGCCGCTGTTCAAGGATCCGGAGAAACTCGAGATCCTCTACAACCTGCTGTTAGAAACTGCAGACGAACAGGGGTGGGACTTGTTGGCGTGGGCCGTCTTCGCCAACCACTATCACATAATCGGAAACAGCCCGCAGATCACAAATCCAGTTGGCAAACTGTGTGGCAAGGTCCACATGAAAACAGCGAAGGCGATCAATTTGCTCGACGAAGCGCCCGGGCGAATGGTCTGGTACCGATCCTGGGATCGGCTGATCACTTACGAGAAGTCGGTGATGGCGCGCATCGCATACGTTCATCACAACCCGGTCAAACACGGGCTCGTCGCTCGGGCCGAGGATTATCCTTGGTGTTCTGCGGCGTGGTTCCTGCGGGAGGGCGACCGGCCGTTCGTAGAGAGCGTGCTGTCGTTCAAGACCGATCGGGTTAGCGTCGACGATGACTTTTAG